The proteins below come from a single Eremothecium sinecaudum strain ATCC 58844 chromosome II, complete sequence genomic window:
- a CDS encoding alpha/beta hydrolase (Syntenic homolog of Ashbya gossypii AER356C; Syntenic homolog of Saccharomyces cerevisiae YOR280C (FSH3) and YMR222C (FSH2)), giving the protein MASSKKILMLHGMAQDGEYFKAKTKRVRNLLEPFGYEFFYPTSPVLTTTVDIPDNIGENKIKTMSGVYTWVLYDYLKKEHYLPQESVEFIREYVLRNGPFEGVIGFSQGASFGGYLVTDFNGILGLTEQQQPPLKFFINFAGFKFYPEKYQEQYRKNPIQIPSLHVQGDLDTITESASVRDLFESCVQGSRTFLKHGGGHIVPSYNRFLAKVVVWLQAVNPQGS; this is encoded by the coding sequence ATGGCTAGTTCTAAGAAAATATTGATGCTCCATGGCATGGCGCAAGATGGTGAGTACTTCAAAGCGAAGACTAAGCGCGTCAGAAATCTTCTAGAACCCTTTGGCTATGAGTTTTTCTACCCGACATCTCCGGTACTTACGACTACTGTAGACATACCGGACAATATCGGTGAGAACAAAATAAAGACGATGTCGGGAGTATACACGTGGGTGCTCTATGACTACCTTAAGAAAGAGCACTATTTGCCGCAAGAGTCGGTAGAGTTTATACGTGAATATGTGCTGAGGAATGGGCCATTTGAAGGTGTAATTGGGTTCAGCCAAGGCGCCAGCTTTGGCGGATATCTGGTAACAGATTTCAATGGGATTCTGGGTCTTACTGAGCAGCAGCAACCTCCTCTGAAATTTTTTATAAACTTTGCAGGATTTAAGTTTTACCCAGAAAAGTACCAGGAACAGTACAGGAAAAATCCCATCCAGATACCGTCGCTTCATGTTCAGGGAGATCTCGATACGATCACCGAGTCTGCGAGTGTGAGAGATCTATTCGAATCCTGTGTGCAGGGGTCACGAACATTTTTGAAACACGGCGGCGGGCATATTGTGCCCAGCTACAATCGTTTCTTAGCGAAAGTTGTGGTTTGGTTGCAAGCAGTAAATCCACAAGGTTCATAG
- a CDS encoding alpha/beta hydrolase (Syntenic homolog of Ashbya gossypii AER356C; Syntenic homolog of Saccharomyces cerevisiae YOR280C (FSH3) and YMR222C (FSH2)): protein MAAILNKKILMLHGYAQSQEIFRSKTGGLRKALEKLGYELYYPQGPLEIEHVDYGSGNDDNELAVNGKTDRHGWWRRDATGFFTIKQATLDYLHDYIIDKGPFEGVIGFSQGAALAGYLCTDVRGILGLTSDMQPDFKFLVNFSGFKLEPEIYAAKFKEPLKIPSLHVVGELDTIVLQERTMALYDACHVDSRTLLKHTGGHFVPNSKNFVAKVTNWLKCMNAEPSSVPKTVVPKTTSRSGPQSDLLDIMASLDIK, encoded by the coding sequence ATGGCTGCTATTTTGaataaaaaaatattgaTGCTGCATGGATATGCCCAGTCGCAGGAAATTTTTCGATCTAAGACTGGAGGTTTACGGAAGGCTCTGGAGAAATTGGGATATGAACTATATTATCCGCAAGGGCCACTAGAAATTGAACATGTTGACTATGGTTCGGGCAATGACGACAATGAACTAGCTGTAAATGGTAAAACCGACCGGCACGGCTGGTGGCGTCGAGATGCTACAGGTTTCTTTACTATTAAACAGGCTACGTTAGATTACTTGCATGATTATATCATTGATAAGGGCCCCTTTGAAGGCGTAATAGGGTTTAGCCAAGGAGCAGCACTAGCTGGGTATTTGTGCACAGATGTCAGGGGCATTTTAGGGCTGACATCTGATATGCAGCCTGATTTTAAGTTTTTGGTAAATTTCAGCGGATTCAAGCTAGAACCGGAAATCTATGCTGCCAAGTTCAAAGAACCACTAAAAATACCTTCACTGCACGTGGTCGGAGAATTGGATACCATAGTGCTGCAAGAGCGCACAATGGCTCTTTATGACGCATGCCACGTTGACAGCAGAACACTGCTGAAGCACACGGGAGGACATTTTGTTCCGAATTCCAAAAACTTTGTTGCTAAGGTGACCAATTGGCTAAAATGTATGAATGCGGAGCCGTCATCAGTGCCAAAGACTGTTGTGCCGAAGACTACCAGCCGTTCGGGTCCGCAATCTGATTTACTTGACATCATGGCTTCTCTCGATATCAAATGA
- the MRE11 gene encoding MRX complex nuclease subunit (Syntenic homolog of Ashbya gossypii AFR553C; Syntenic homolog of Saccharomyces cerevisiae YMR224C (MRE11)) has product MEQSHIELDEYPEPNTIRILVTTDNHVGYNESDPITGDDSWITFHEIMMLAKDKNVDMILQCGDLFHVNKPSKKSMYQVMRSIRLACMGDKPCELELLNDPSDIFTTSEFNTVNYEDPNFNIAIPIFAIAGNHDDASGHGLLTPMDVLQVSGLVNHFGKFKQADNIDLTPLLFQKGRTKLALYGLSSVREERLFRTFKEGNVKFNIPSEAQEEWFNIMCVHQNHSSHSNTAFLPEAVLPDFLNMVIWGHEHECIPHLVHNPSKGFDVLQPGSSVATALCEAESKDKHVFILELKQGEPPTLVNIPLTTVRPFLMEEISLADVPELKPHDKVGISQYLVEKVNSLIEKANRMGAEKAGVVYDEANIDDQPLPLIRLRVNYSSPTNSAIDYQVENPRRFSNRFVGRVANATNVVYFHKKRSQARTLKKGSPIDLDAMHEYNHENGDLKVQTLVNKFLVGMNLSLLPENGMNEAVRKFVDKDDRNALQDFIDREVNNEVKILAENKDIIGNEEYDNFKNIIKQSKRTTQSTSEEPLPKVEAVDPPLRRSPRKRASAKKAKEAVSAEIVDSDDDIMEGIEPAEVPADHDSDVQVILSDDDVSDINEDMQPKPQPKRKSRASTRSTTKKKPAQAESSATKKTKNASSSTPKTAMLQALLNRKRGANKD; this is encoded by the coding sequence ATGGAGCAATCACATATTGAATTGGATGAATACCCTGAACCTAACACTATTCGTATACTTGTGACCACTGACAATCATGTTGGTTATAATGAATCCGACCCTATAACTGGAGATGATTCGTGGATAACGTTCCACGAGATAATGATGCTAGCAAAAGATAAAAATGTGGACATGATACTGCAATGCGGTGATTTATTCCATGTAAACAAACCCTCCAAGAAATCTATGTATCAGGTGATGAGATCAATACGACTTGCTTGTATGGGCGATAAGCCATGTGAATTAGAACTATTAAACGATCCATCTGATATTTTTACGACTAGTGAGTTTAATACAGTGAACTACGAAGATCCCAATTTTAATATAGCAATTCCTATTTTTGCAATAGCAGGAAATCACGATGATGCTTCGGGTCATGGTTTACTTACGCCGATGGATGTGCTACAGGTATCTGGATTAGTGAACCATTTCGGAAAATTCAAACAGGCAGACAATATTGATCTAACGCCGCTTTTGTTTCAGAAAGGAAGAACAAAACTTGCCTTGTACGGGCTTTCTTCCGTTAGAGAGGAGCGGCTATTCCGGACCTTTAAAGAAGGCAATGTAAAGTTCAATATACCGTCGGAGGCGCAGGAGGAATGGTTTAATATCATGTGCGTGCACCAAAACCACTCTAGTCACTCTAATACTGCATTTTTACCGGAGGCTGTTCTCCCAGATTTCTTAAACATGGTCATTTGGGGACATGAACATGAATGTATACCTCATTTAGTTCATAACCCATCGAAAGGTTTCGACGTTTTGCAACCAGGATCCAGTGTTGCAACTGCTCTTTGCGAAGCCGAATCTAAGGATAAACATGTATTCATATTGGAACTGAAACAAGGCGAGCCTCCGACATTAGTTAATATCCCATTGACTACTGTAAGACCGTTTTTGATGGAAGAAATATCACTAGCCGATGTCCCTGAACTCAAACCTCACGATAAGGTAGGGATATCTCAATACCTAGTTGAAAAAGTTAACTCATTGATAGAAAAGGCCAATAGGATGGGTGCAGAGAAGGCCGGTGTAGTATATGATGAAGCTAATATTGACGATCAACCATTGCCGCTGATTCGCTTGCGCGTGAACTACAGCAGTCCAACCAACTCAGCCATTGATTATCAGGTCGAGAATCCAAGGCGCTTTAGCAATAGATTTGTGGGCCGTGTTGCGAACGCTACTAATGTTGTATACTTCCATAAGAAAAGAAGCCAAGCTCGTACCTTAAAAAAGGGGAGCCCTATCGATTTGGACGCTATGCATGAATATAATCATGAAAATGGAGATCTAAAGGTACAGACACTGGTTAACAAGTTTTTAGTTGGCATGAACTTGTCATTGCTTCCTGAGAATGGGATGAATGAGGCTGTTCGTAAGTTTGTCGACAAAGATGACCGGAATGCATTACAGGACTTCATTGACCGGGAAGTGAACAATGAAGTTAAAATATTAGCCGAGAATAAGGACATAATTGGAAATGAAGAATATGACAACTTCAAGAATATCATAAAGCAATCAAAGCGAACCACCCAAAGTACTTCTGAGGAGCCCTTGCCAAAAGTTGAAGCCGTTGATCCACCGCTTCGAAGAAGCCCTCGGAAGAGAGCTTCCGCTAAGAAAGCTAAAGAGGCCGTTTCTGCTGAAATTGTAGACTCAGATGATGATATCATGGAAGGAATTGAACCAGCAGAAGTACCTGCCGACCATGATAGTGACGTCCAAGTGATTTTaagtgatgatgatgtATCGGATATTAATGAAGACATGCAACCCAAACCACAACCTAAAAGGAAGTCTAGGGCTTCTACAAGGTCAACTACCAAGAAAAAACCCGCACAAGCTGAATCGAGTGCTACTAAAAAGACCAAAAATGCCTCTTCATCTACTCCTAAGACGGCTATGTTGCAGGCGTTACTAAATCGCAAAAGGGGTGCAAACAAAGACTAA
- the UBP8 gene encoding ubiquitin-specific protease UBP8 (Syntenic homolog of Ashbya gossypii AFR551W; Syntenic homolog of Saccharomyces cerevisiae YMR223W (UBP8)), with the protein MVCQHIEQVMQNPKVGDAVVRECITVRYLIKNCDAKNRYLRAMRCSECLQINCGNSFLCLQCGFVGCWNGQHFLEHSKKVGHIFGVNAVNELLFCFRCFNYIGDNELVWMDIVPKYWDEVLSRSSVPGIDRRDGLHGLVNMGSTCFMSSVVQTLVHIPPVLRELLGQTHQRYCDVRDGMGCISCAIDEVVSSLYGYLHSKDKPALTPPTSEEETSGILNPVQCSQQGFINLLTCSWKINKSLAGYSQQDAHEFWQFLLNQLHADYVRLHGSPTKPTPCGCILHQMFQGRLESSIVCAECNDDSNTTVDPIMDLSLGIHSKSTLIECLDSFHRREPLTDYTYRCKSCQSTRSPTRQLTMAKLPPVLMLQLKRFEHLMNGTSVKLNEYISFPQHLNMKDYCKPIDDQNPVPNMTYRLTAIISHHGSVDQGHYTTICRINGDRWVRFNDSMVTLISEEDMLKEQAYLLCYVVA; encoded by the coding sequence ATGGTATGCCAACATATAGAGCAAGTGATGCAGAATCCGAAAGTCGGAGACGCGGTAGTTAGGGAATGCATCACCGTAAGGTACTTGATTAAGAACTGTGATGCAAAGAATAGGTATTTGAGGGCTATGCGGTGTTCTGAGTGCTTGCAGATTAACTGCGGGAATAGTTTTCTCTGTCTTCAATGCGGCTTTGTCGGTTGCTGGAACGGCCAGCATTTTTTGGAGCATAGTAAGAAGGTTGGGCATATATTCGGTGTGAATGCGGTGAACGAGCTATTGTTTTGCTTTAGATGCTTTAATTATATCGGAGATAACGAATTGGTATGGATGGATATTGTTCCTAAATACTGGGACGAGGTGCTATCGCGCAGTTCAGTGCCGGGGATAGATCGTCGGGACGGGCTCCATGGGTTAGTGAACATGGGCTCTACATGTTTTATGAGCAGTGTTGTGCAAACCCTCGTGCACATTCCGCCAGTTTTACGAGAATTACTAGGACAAACTCACCAAAGGTACTGTGATGTACGGGATGGGATGGGTTGTATATCCTGTGCAATTGATGAGGTTGTATCGAGCCTTTATGGGTACTTGCACAGTAAAGACAAGCCAGCCTTGACGCCGCCAACTTCTGAGGAAGAGACCAGCGGTATTTTGAATCCCGTGCAGTGCTCTCAGCAGGGATTTATCAACCTCTTAACATGTTCCTGGAAGATCAACAAAAGTTTGGCGGGATACTCGCAGCAAGATGCACATGAGTTCTGGCAATTCCTGCTTAACCAGCTCCATGCGGACTACGTGCGCCTCCATGGGTCTCCCACAAAGCCTACTCCATGCGGCTGTATACTCCATCAAATGTTCCAGGGTCGACTTGAATCTAGCATTGTGTGTGCTGAGTGTAACGACGACAGCAACACGACTGTAGATCCAATAATGGACCTATCGTTGGGTATACATAGCAAGTCTACTTTGATCGAGTGTTTAGACTCTTTCCACAGGCGTGAGCCTTTAACAGACTACACCTATCGCTGCAAAAGCTGTCAGTCTACCAGAAGTCCCACGCGGCAACTTACAATGGCGAAACTACCGCCTGTTCTGATGCTTCAATTAAAACGTTTTGAGCACTTAATGAACGGTACAAGCGTCAAATTGAATGAGTACATATCCTTTCCACAGCATCTCAACATGAAGGATTATTGCAAGCCTATAGATGATCAAAATCCTGTACCAAATATGACGTACCGCCTAACTGCTATTATCTCGCATCACGGTTCCGTCGACCAGGGTCACTACACTACCATTTGCAGGATAAATGGCGATAGATGGGTGAGATTTAATGACTCTATGGTTACTCTGATATCCGAAGAGGATATGCTAAAAGAGCAAGCTTATCTGTTGTGCTACGTCGTCGCTTAA
- the PLP2 gene encoding Plp2p (Syntenic homolog of Ashbya gossypii AFR552C; Syntenic homolog of Saccharomyces cerevisiae YOR281C (PLP2)) — protein MNLGNDQKFLVQVDETEDTEWNDILRQHGVIPERPPSPTAQLEEAIEEALQKQHDNRLEGKDFSDLEELEDDEDEEFLEFYKQKRMAELQKLHQKSRFGQVFHITKPEYNEEITQCSMGKAEGEGVYVFAHLSSEAKLQSRLLSALMQQAASKFPDVKFVDIPATRAIENYPEDNTPTLLVYYKGDVVKNLVTLLELGGNNTTLLDLEKLMVRVGAVNDKDERLLINQDDEESREQRRLKYSNKKGIRSGISDRFNVGVGDDYDDDDDAYFN, from the coding sequence ATGAATTTAGGTAACGATCAGAAGTTCCTTGTTCAGGTTGATGAAACTGAGGATACCGAATGGAATGATATTTTAAGACAGCATGGTGTTATACCGGAAAGGCCACCTTCGCCAACCGCTCAATTAGAAGAAGCCATAGAAGAAGCCCTTCAAAAGCAGCACGACAATAGACTAGAAGGTAAGGATTTCTCTgatttagaggaactagaagatgacgaagatgagGAGTTTCTAGAATTCTATAAACAGAAGCGTATGGCTGAATTACAAAAATTACATCAGAAATCGAGATTCGGCCAAGTATTCCATATTACAAAACCTGAATATAATGAAGAAATTACGCAATGTAGCATGGGAAAGGCTGAAGGTGAGGGAGTTTATGTATTTGCACATTTATCCTCAGAAGCCAAGCTACAAAGTAGGTTGCTATCTGCATTGATGCAACAAGCTGCTAGCAAATTTCCGGATGTGAAATTTGTTGACATTCCAGCCACCAGAGCAATTGAAAACTACCCAGAAGATAATACTCCGACTTTATTAGTTTACTATAAAGGTGACGTAGTCAAAAACCTTGTTACCCTTTTGGAATTAGGAGGCAACAATACTACGTTATTGGATCTGGAAAAACTAATGGTAAGAGTTGGAGCAGTAAACGATAAGGACGAAAGGCTTCTTATTAATCAAGATGACGAAGAATCTAGAGAACAACGTCGTTTAAAGTACTCTAACAAGAAAGGAATTCGATCAGGTATTTCGGATCGGTTCAATGTCGGCGTAGGTGATGATTacgatgatgatgatgatgcTTATTTTAATTAA